CTGCTCGCGCACCGCATGACGGCCACGATCTACGTCGGCGGCGCCCAGAACGACGCGTCGTTCACGACCGACGACGCCGAACAGCTCGACAAGGCGCTGACGGCGGCCCAGGTGCCGCACACCATCGAGTGGTATCAGGCCGGCCACGGCTTCGCGGTCCCGGACAACGCGCCCTACGACGAGGCGGCCGCCGAGCGGCACTGGGCGGCGATGACGGAGGTCTTCGCCGCCGCGCTGCCGCGCTAAAGCTTTTCGCCGCTCACCGCCTCCAAAAGCAGCTTCGCCGCTACCGCCGCGCCGTCGGCGGCGATGTCGCGGCCCACCGCGTCGGCGCGCGCGCGGGTCTCGTCGGCCAGCGCCACCTCCAGCGCGGCCGGCAGCGCCCCCACCGGCGGGGTGGGGCCGTCGCACGCGCTGCCGATCCCCAGCGCGATCACCCGCAGCGCCCAGTACACCTGGTCGGGGCCCTGCGGCACCACCACTTGCGGCACGCCGGCCCGGGCGGCGGTCGTCGTGGTGCCCGCCCCGCCGTGATGCACGACGGCGGCCACCCGCCGGAACAACGCCTGCTGGTTGACCTCGCCAATGGCGAAGCAGTCGTCGGCGTCGCCGTCGGGCGCCAGGTCCGCCCAGCCCCGGGCGAGCAGCACCCGCCGGCCCTGAGCGCGGATGGCTGCGATCGCCATCGGCACGACCTCCTTGGCACCCCACAGCGGCATGCTGCCGAAGCCGAGGTACACCGGCGGCGGACCGGCGTCGAGAAACTCCTCCAATTCGGCCGAGAGTGGGCGGTCGTCGGGCAGCAGCCACGCGCCGGTTTGCATGACGTCGAAGCCGGGCAGCCGCTGCCACGGGCCCAGAGTCGGGTCGGCGGCCAGCCACGGCCGGTCGGTGTAGGCGTAGCCGCGCACGTCGCTCACCGGGGGCAAGCCGATCGACGCCCGACGGCTGTTGAGCGTCGGACCAAACAACGCATTGGCGTTGCGGGCGTTGTGATCCCACATCACCCGATTGTCGATTTCGCTGGTGCCCATCCCCCGGCCGACATACTCCGGCGGCGGGTGATACGGCGACGGCAGGTGGGTCGGGTGATAACTGGCGTAGACATAGTGGATGCCCAGCTTGTCGGCGACGGACCGCGCGCCGGCCGCCGTCCACACCAGTGCGGTCGACACCAGCGCGTCACACCCCTGCGCTGCCGCCGCGACCGTGTCGAACTGGGCATCGATCAGGCCGAGCACATGCGTACGCAGCTGCTCCTCCGAGGATCGTGTCGCCGCGGTGGTCACCGCACGCACCGACGGGCCGAAGGCCACCAGCGGAATTCCGAATCCTGCTGCGCGCTCGGCAAATTCGTCATCCGGTGGGCAGGCCAGCACAGCCTGTGCGCCGAGTGCCTGCAGCTGCACTGCCAGCGCCAGCAGTGGTTCGACACCGCCGCGCGAATCGTATGTCGACAGCAACACACGCATTGCGCTTACTCCATTCCCCGGACTACGAGGCCGGGAGGTCGAATGCCAGCTGATCGCTGTTGGTGCAAGAACTTTTAGCTCTGCGGCCGCATTTGAAAGCCCTGCGCTCCGCCGAGCAGCAGGCCGCCGTCGATCACCATCGTCTCGCCGGTGATCCAGCTGGCCGCGTCGGAGACCAAGAAAGTCACCGCGTTTGCTACGTCGATGGGTTCGCCGATGCGCCCCAACGCAATCGACGCCCCGAGCGGGTCCTCGTTGTCCTTCCACAATGCCTCAGCCAGCCTGGTGCGCACCACGCCCGGGGCGATGGCATTGACGCGGATGCGCGGCGAGAGTTCGAGAGCCAGTTGCTTGGTGACGTGGATCAGCGCGGCCTTGGTGGCGTTGTACATGCCCATCCCCGGCGATTGATGCA
This Mycobacterium simiae DNA region includes the following protein-coding sequences:
- a CDS encoding glycosyltransferase, producing the protein MRVLLSTYDSRGGVEPLLALAVQLQALGAQAVLACPPDDEFAERAAGFGIPLVAFGPSVRAVTTAATRSSEEQLRTHVLGLIDAQFDTVAAAAQGCDALVSTALVWTAAGARSVADKLGIHYVYASYHPTHLPSPYHPPPEYVGRGMGTSEIDNRVMWDHNARNANALFGPTLNSRRASIGLPPVSDVRGYAYTDRPWLAADPTLGPWQRLPGFDVMQTGAWLLPDDRPLSAELEEFLDAGPPPVYLGFGSMPLWGAKEVVPMAIAAIRAQGRRVLLARGWADLAPDGDADDCFAIGEVNQQALFRRVAAVVHHGGAGTTTTAARAGVPQVVVPQGPDQVYWALRVIALGIGSACDGPTPPVGALPAALEVALADETRARADAVGRDIAADGAAVAAKLLLEAVSGEKL